The Prochlorococcus sp. MIT 1300 genome has a window encoding:
- the leuC gene encoding 3-isopropylmalate dehydratase large subunit, which produces MSSGTLYDKVWDLHRVSELAGGSTQLLVGLHLIHEVTSPQAFAALKDKGLKVKHPERTVATVDHIVPTQNQQNRPFQDSLAEEMLSTLEKNCLDQKITLHSLGSGKQGIVHVIAPELGLTQPGMTIACGDSHTSTHGAFGAIAFGIGTSQVRDVLASQTLAMRKLKVKKIWIEGQLSKGVYAKDLILHIIQVLGVKGGVGYAYEFAGPAISLLSMEERMTICNMAIEGGARCGYMNPDSVTFEYLKNKPHVPQGKNWKRAVEWWASLSSNENSSFDSEVCFDASKVAPTVTWGITPGQSISIDQRMPIPETLERVERSIAKEAYKYMDLKPGEPIKGIEVDVCFIGSCTNGRLSDLQIAASIANGRKVAKGIKAFVVPGSEQVALEAKAQGLDSIFQKAGFEWREPGCSMCLAMNPDRLEGRQISASSSNRNFKGRQGSASGRTLLMSPAMVAAAAVTGKVTDVRELLKNNS; this is translated from the coding sequence TTGAGCTCTGGCACCCTTTACGACAAGGTCTGGGACCTGCATCGGGTGAGCGAATTGGCAGGAGGCTCGACTCAACTGCTTGTAGGACTTCATTTAATTCATGAAGTTACAAGCCCTCAAGCATTTGCAGCTCTAAAAGACAAAGGTTTGAAGGTTAAACATCCTGAGAGGACAGTGGCTACTGTCGACCACATTGTTCCAACCCAAAATCAACAAAATAGACCTTTCCAGGATTCTCTTGCTGAGGAAATGCTCAGCACCTTGGAAAAAAACTGCCTAGATCAAAAAATCACCCTCCATAGCCTGGGAAGTGGTAAACAGGGAATTGTTCATGTCATAGCTCCCGAACTAGGTCTTACCCAACCAGGTATGACAATCGCGTGTGGTGATTCACATACCTCCACTCACGGTGCTTTTGGCGCAATTGCTTTTGGCATTGGAACTAGTCAAGTAAGAGATGTCCTTGCAAGCCAAACTTTGGCAATGAGGAAGCTAAAAGTAAAAAAGATTTGGATTGAAGGCCAACTAAGTAAAGGGGTTTATGCCAAGGATCTGATCCTTCATATCATTCAAGTTCTGGGAGTTAAAGGTGGAGTTGGCTATGCATACGAATTTGCAGGTCCAGCAATTTCATTGCTTTCGATGGAAGAAAGAATGACCATCTGCAATATGGCTATTGAAGGGGGCGCCCGCTGTGGATATATGAATCCTGATTCTGTCACCTTTGAGTATTTAAAAAACAAACCTCATGTACCACAAGGCAAAAACTGGAAGCGTGCCGTTGAATGGTGGGCAAGTCTTTCAAGCAATGAAAATTCCAGCTTCGATAGTGAAGTCTGCTTTGATGCTTCCAAAGTTGCACCAACTGTTACATGGGGAATAACTCCAGGCCAAAGCATTTCAATTGACCAGAGAATGCCCATCCCTGAGACCCTCGAACGAGTAGAACGTTCAATCGCTAAAGAAGCTTATAAATATATGGATTTAAAGCCTGGGGAGCCTATTAAAGGTATTGAAGTAGATGTTTGCTTTATAGGAAGCTGCACAAACGGTCGTCTCAGTGATCTGCAAATTGCCGCAAGCATTGCTAATGGCCGCAAAGTAGCAAAAGGGATAAAGGCTTTTGTCGTACCGGGTTCAGAGCAAGTAGCTCTTGAAGCCAAAGCACAAGGTCTTGATTCTATTTTTCAAAAAGCTGGCTTTGAATGGCGAGAGCCTGGATGTTCAATGTGTCTAGCCATGAATCCTGATCGACTCGAAGGACGTCAAATCAGTGCCAGCTCAAGCAATAGAAACTTCAAAGGTCGTCAAGGGTCGGCAAGCGGCAGAACTCTCTTGATGAGTCCTGCAATGGTTGCTGCAGCGGCTGTTACTGGAAAGGTTACAGACGTAAGAGAACTTCTTAAAAACAACTCATAA
- the glyA gene encoding serine hydroxymethyltransferase, with protein MQEGSMAPIDENLATSDKVIADLIDLERNRQETHLELIASENFASQAVMEAQGSVLTNKYAEGLPYKRYYGGCEHVDAIEELAIKRAKELFGAAWVNVQPHSGAQANFAVVLALLKPGDTIMGMDLSHGGHLTHGSPVNVSGKWFNIVHYGVDRSTQRLDMEEIRQLALKHHPKLIICGYSAYPRKIDFQAFRLIADEVGAYLLADMAHIAGLVASRVHPSPIPHCDVVTTTTHKTLRGPRGGLILCRDEEFGKKFDKAVFPGSQGGPLEHVIAAKAVAFGEALQKSFQEYSSNVIRNAQALAKRLQERGVKIVSGGTDNHIVLLDLRSIQMTGKLADTLVSEIHITANKNTVPFDPESPFVTSGLRLGSAALTTRRFDEDAFMEVGDLIADRLLNPEDNEIKNQCLDRVKRLCERFPLYS; from the coding sequence ATGCAGGAAGGTTCAATGGCTCCAATTGACGAGAACTTGGCAACATCCGACAAAGTCATTGCCGACTTGATAGATCTGGAGAGAAATCGTCAGGAAACGCATCTGGAACTAATTGCAAGCGAAAACTTTGCTTCCCAAGCAGTAATGGAAGCTCAAGGCTCTGTACTAACCAACAAATATGCAGAAGGGCTTCCTTACAAGCGCTATTACGGAGGCTGTGAGCATGTGGATGCCATTGAGGAATTGGCAATCAAGCGAGCGAAAGAACTTTTTGGAGCAGCATGGGTAAATGTTCAACCTCATAGTGGTGCACAAGCAAATTTCGCGGTAGTACTAGCTCTTCTGAAGCCTGGGGATACCATCATGGGGATGGATCTCTCTCATGGAGGTCACCTCACTCATGGTTCGCCTGTAAATGTCAGCGGGAAGTGGTTCAACATCGTTCATTACGGAGTAGATCGTTCCACCCAGAGGTTGGATATGGAAGAAATTCGACAGCTCGCCCTAAAACATCATCCAAAGTTAATCATTTGCGGATATTCCGCTTACCCTCGCAAAATCGATTTTCAGGCTTTTCGTTTAATAGCGGACGAAGTTGGTGCCTATCTTCTCGCGGACATGGCTCATATTGCTGGATTAGTGGCATCTAGGGTCCATCCAAGCCCTATTCCTCACTGTGATGTTGTCACTACTACCACTCACAAAACCCTTCGTGGCCCTAGAGGAGGGCTGATTCTCTGTAGGGACGAAGAGTTCGGAAAAAAGTTTGACAAGGCCGTATTCCCTGGCTCACAAGGTGGGCCATTAGAACATGTAATTGCTGCCAAGGCTGTTGCCTTTGGTGAGGCCTTGCAAAAGTCATTCCAGGAGTACAGCTCGAATGTCATTCGTAACGCCCAGGCCCTAGCCAAAAGACTCCAAGAACGAGGTGTCAAAATAGTGAGCGGAGGTACAGATAATCACATAGTTCTTTTAGACCTTCGCTCTATACAAATGACTGGCAAATTAGCAGATACTTTAGTAAGTGAAATACATATCACTGCAAACAAAAATACTGTTCCATTTGATCCAGAGTCTCCATTTGTCACTAGTGGTCTTCGTCTTGGTAGCGCTGCATTAACAACTCGTAGGTTTGACGAAGATGCATTTATGGAGGTTGGCGATTTAATAGCTGATCGCCTTCTCAACCCCGAAGATAATGAAATTAAAAATCAGTGTCTGGATAGGGTAAAAAGACTCTGCGAGAGATTTCCTTTATATTCATAA
- a CDS encoding cytochrome-c oxidase, translating into MLIIEVTNAREVVRERIGRLGERLFGKVVDAEAQVEKALIQEMETAFQEFGIEARIISVQGAELVGRQGIEVALQIREDRAVRLKNE; encoded by the coding sequence TTGCTGATAATCGAGGTCACCAATGCGCGAGAGGTTGTTCGAGAGCGCATAGGGCGTTTAGGAGAAAGGCTTTTTGGCAAGGTCGTAGATGCTGAAGCGCAGGTTGAGAAGGCCTTGATTCAGGAGATGGAAACAGCTTTTCAAGAATTTGGGATAGAAGCTCGGATTATTTCTGTACAAGGCGCCGAACTGGTTGGGCGCCAAGGCATTGAAGTAGCACTACAAATTAGAGAAGATCGAGCAGTAAGACTCAAAAATGAGTAA
- a CDS encoding DUF3181 family protein, giving the protein MTLNKNQLRELQIAIADRIYIQVSKWHLYLGDAGIAEDLAIECSAKLDQGASAAARCGLESVQVSLAGGSLRLPLARLIPPSQIIDLEEILDPYCR; this is encoded by the coding sequence ATGACTCTCAACAAAAATCAGTTAAGAGAACTGCAGATAGCTATTGCTGATCGAATTTATATTCAGGTCTCGAAATGGCATCTTTATCTCGGAGATGCTGGCATCGCAGAGGACTTGGCAATCGAATGTTCCGCCAAGCTTGACCAAGGAGCTAGTGCTGCTGCTCGTTGTGGCTTGGAGTCAGTACAGGTGTCATTGGCTGGAGGAAGTCTTCGTTTGCCCCTAGCTCGATTGATTCCTCCTTCTCAGATTATTGACTTAGAAGAGATTTTGGACCCTTACTGCCGATAA
- a CDS encoding 3-isopropylmalate dehydratase small subunit — MEQKPPFPKGAIQNLIGRAIVLEGDDIDTDRIIPARFLKCVSFENLGSQLFEDDRNELEGRHPFDLKIFQGASILIVNCNFGCGSSREHAPQALMRWGIRGIIGESFAEIFYGNCLALGIPCATAQSNEIKALQNTVKKNASSEWKMDIVNNKFWGDKYELELNIENGPKEMLLTGDWDITTQLVGNEKATTEILNRLPYLNSFD, encoded by the coding sequence ATGGAACAAAAGCCACCATTCCCTAAAGGGGCAATTCAAAATTTAATCGGTAGAGCTATTGTTCTAGAAGGAGATGATATTGACACAGATCGAATAATACCTGCGCGTTTTCTTAAATGTGTCAGTTTTGAGAATTTAGGAAGTCAATTATTCGAGGATGATCGAAATGAACTAGAAGGACGACACCCATTTGATTTAAAAATATTTCAAGGGGCATCTATCTTGATAGTAAATTGCAATTTTGGATGTGGCTCAAGTCGAGAGCATGCTCCACAGGCACTTATGAGATGGGGGATACGAGGAATAATAGGTGAAAGCTTTGCCGAGATCTTTTATGGCAACTGCCTAGCACTTGGCATACCTTGCGCTACAGCCCAAAGCAATGAAATCAAAGCCCTACAAAATACAGTAAAGAAAAATGCATCATCCGAATGGAAGATGGACATAGTCAATAATAAGTTTTGGGGGGACAAGTATGAATTAGAATTAAATATTGAGAATGGGCCAAAAGAAATGTTGCTTACTGGAGATTGGGATATAACAACACAATTAGTAGGGAATGAAAAGGCTACAACCGAAATCTTAAATAGACTTCCCTATTTGAATTCTTTCGATTAG
- a CDS encoding competence/damage-inducible protein A, whose protein sequence is MKSFKRKKNVEILCIGTELLLGNILNGNSRWIAEELAALGMPHFRQGVVGDNMERLKEAILECSERCNILITTGGLGPTPDDLTTEAMAQAFGVKLQIIEEVKQDIKEKLTSKGKSYSLNNEKQALVPEGSKIMPNSNGTAPGIIWNPIPGFTIISFPGVPSEMKKMWSQSALPWLEKNANLQGTIASKLLRFTGIAESKLAEDLSDLLHQSNPTIAPYAELGEVKLRVTAKASNAEEVEQLMNPCITKIRERTKTLCYGSEQDSLASVVIDLLRKKNEKLVIAESCTGGGLGAALTAVPGASDVFLGGVITYSNDLKQKLLGVNKELLQKHGAVSAQVAEAMAKGVKEKLGADWAIAITGLAGPLGGNNKKPVGLVFCCIANRKFCSTKKELFGNYHGRAGIQHLSIVRSLDELRLLLLSGS, encoded by the coding sequence ATGAAGTCCTTTAAGAGAAAGAAAAATGTCGAAATTCTATGCATAGGAACAGAACTACTTTTAGGCAATATCTTGAATGGGAACTCTCGTTGGATCGCCGAAGAATTAGCGGCCCTTGGGATGCCTCATTTTCGGCAAGGTGTAGTAGGAGACAATATGGAAAGGCTAAAAGAAGCAATCCTTGAGTGCTCAGAGCGGTGCAATATCCTAATAACGACAGGAGGTCTTGGCCCTACACCAGACGATCTAACCACCGAGGCAATGGCCCAAGCCTTTGGCGTCAAACTGCAAATAATTGAAGAAGTAAAGCAAGATATAAAGGAAAAATTAACCTCTAAGGGGAAGAGCTATAGCCTAAATAATGAGAAGCAAGCGTTAGTCCCTGAAGGTTCAAAAATAATGCCCAATTCCAACGGTACTGCACCTGGAATAATTTGGAATCCAATACCAGGCTTCACAATAATTTCTTTTCCTGGTGTCCCCTCAGAAATGAAAAAAATGTGGTCGCAATCCGCCTTGCCATGGTTGGAGAAAAATGCAAATCTTCAAGGTACAATTGCTAGTAAATTGCTACGCTTTACAGGCATAGCCGAATCAAAGCTAGCAGAAGATCTTAGCGATCTACTTCATCAAAGCAATCCAACTATTGCACCATACGCTGAACTAGGAGAAGTCAAGTTACGAGTAACAGCTAAGGCTTCTAATGCCGAAGAAGTAGAGCAATTAATGAATCCATGTATTACAAAAATTCGTGAACGTACCAAGACACTTTGTTATGGATCAGAACAAGATAGTCTTGCCTCAGTTGTGATAGATCTTCTAAGAAAAAAAAATGAAAAACTTGTCATTGCTGAATCTTGTACTGGAGGAGGACTCGGTGCAGCATTAACAGCTGTACCAGGCGCTTCTGATGTTTTCTTAGGTGGAGTTATTACTTACAGCAACGATCTAAAACAAAAACTACTTGGAGTAAACAAAGAATTACTTCAAAAACACGGTGCTGTTTCAGCGCAAGTCGCTGAAGCTATGGCAAAGGGTGTCAAAGAAAAATTGGGAGCAGATTGGGCCATTGCCATAACTGGATTGGCAGGCCCTCTAGGTGGTAACAACAAAAAACCAGTGGGACTGGTTTTTTGTTGTATTGCTAATCGAAAATTTTGCAGCACCAAAAAGGAACTTTTCGGGAACTATCACGGGAGAGCAGGGATACAGCATTTGAGCATTGTCCGAAGTCTTGACGAACTACGTTTGCTTTTGCTCTCCGGGAGCTAG
- the murJ gene encoding murein biosynthesis integral membrane protein MurJ: MGSPLKQIALIVTFGTLLSKAGGLFRQLVIANAFGVGAAYEAYNYSYVLPGFLLILLGGINGPFHNAMVSVLSRLPKQERSHVMAALITLVSSTLCLTAIFLVLAADPLITLLAPGLNPEIHKIAVIQLKLMSPIAIFSGLIGLGFGSLNAAEKFWVPAISPLISSIAIISGIGLLRLQIGQEIGTPDYALLGGLVLALSSSAGAFLQWTLQIPSLIKENLIQIKFVWDWQNPAVRDVLKIMGPATLSSGMLQINVFTDLFFASGIPLAAAGLGYATLLIQTPLGLISNSLIIPLLPTFAKLNNKLDKPMLIKRISQGLMLSITSMVALATILIVMSTPIVTLIYERGAFDSNASKIVSALLIAYGIGMPAYLVRDLLVRIFYALGDARIPLNFSITGIILNIIFDWLLVGGPTPWGNQLSFNFGAPGLVFATSAINLITSIGLIWVLNKKLDGLPIKEWISDTYKILLAGGLSGLIAFSLKIGVQWPDNTFGLTFKVCLSSLIALGAFGLITSSLGVEQAKEILLVLRRRITHF, encoded by the coding sequence ATGGGAAGCCCTCTTAAGCAAATAGCTCTAATAGTTACTTTTGGGACTCTCCTAAGCAAAGCAGGAGGATTGTTCAGGCAACTAGTGATAGCTAATGCTTTTGGGGTAGGCGCAGCCTATGAGGCTTACAACTATTCATATGTTCTACCTGGTTTTCTACTAATTCTTCTGGGTGGGATCAATGGTCCTTTCCACAATGCCATGGTTTCTGTGCTTAGCAGACTGCCAAAACAAGAACGAAGCCATGTAATGGCAGCACTTATTACTTTAGTTAGTTCAACACTATGCTTAACAGCAATCTTTCTAGTTTTAGCAGCCGATCCTCTTATCACTCTGTTAGCGCCAGGCTTAAACCCTGAGATTCACAAAATAGCAGTTATTCAACTTAAGCTCATGTCCCCAATAGCCATTTTTTCTGGACTTATTGGACTTGGCTTCGGCTCTTTAAATGCCGCAGAGAAATTCTGGGTTCCTGCGATATCACCACTAATATCAAGCATTGCAATTATTAGCGGAATTGGCCTTCTAAGATTACAGATAGGCCAAGAGATTGGCACGCCAGATTATGCACTACTTGGCGGACTAGTACTCGCACTTTCTTCTTCAGCAGGGGCCTTCCTCCAATGGACTCTTCAAATACCTTCATTAATTAAAGAAAACTTAATTCAAATAAAATTTGTCTGGGATTGGCAAAACCCTGCTGTTAGAGACGTACTAAAAATCATGGGGCCTGCGACACTTTCATCAGGCATGCTGCAAATAAACGTTTTTACCGATCTATTTTTTGCATCTGGAATACCTCTAGCCGCAGCAGGCCTTGGATACGCAACATTACTAATCCAAACGCCATTAGGACTTATTTCTAATAGTTTAATAATTCCTCTGCTGCCTACATTCGCCAAGCTAAATAATAAACTAGACAAGCCTATGTTAATAAAAAGAATTAGCCAGGGCCTAATGCTTTCGATAACTAGCATGGTTGCTCTAGCAACAATCTTAATTGTTATGAGCACACCAATAGTAACCTTAATCTATGAAAGGGGAGCTTTCGACAGCAATGCCTCGAAAATTGTAAGTGCTCTTTTAATAGCCTACGGTATAGGTATGCCAGCCTACTTAGTTAGAGACTTGTTAGTAAGAATATTTTATGCCCTTGGGGATGCAAGAATTCCTCTAAATTTCTCAATCACAGGAATAATTCTGAATATAATTTTTGACTGGCTTTTGGTTGGAGGGCCTACTCCATGGGGCAACCAACTCTCTTTCAACTTTGGAGCTCCAGGTCTTGTCTTCGCAACAAGTGCGATAAATCTGATTACCTCAATAGGGCTAATATGGGTTCTAAATAAGAAATTAGATGGTCTACCTATTAAAGAGTGGATATCTGATACATACAAAATACTTCTTGCAGGGGGATTATCAGGACTAATAGCTTTTTCTCTAAAAATAGGAGTTCAGTGGCCAGACAACACTTTTGGACTCACTTTCAAAGTATGTCTATCTTCCTTAATCGCCCTGGGCGCATTTGGCCTCATAACGAGTTCGCTGGGAGTAGAACAAGCAAAAGAAATCTTGCTTGTTCTACGAAGAAGAATTACTCATTTTTGA